In one window of Candidatus Nitrosocosmicus arcticus DNA:
- a CDS encoding COX15/CtaA family protein, with product MILGVYLSSIHQGYSCKTWPLCPNGFSFPPEEYFYEHFHRFLGLILALSLFSFTAYSFIKVRNRNLSIKLSIASTLLVSQIIIGWAVIATKLQPIVVASHLSTGIALFGILIVTLISLHHSMKS from the coding sequence ATGATTCTAGGGGTTTATCTCTCATCAATTCATCAAGGATATTCTTGTAAGACCTGGCCTCTTTGTCCTAACGGCTTTAGTTTCCCGCCAGAGGAATATTTTTATGAACACTTTCATCGATTTTTGGGGCTAATTCTAGCCCTGTCACTGTTTTCATTTACTGCATATTCATTCATCAAGGTTAGAAACAGGAATTTGAGTATAAAACTTTCTATAGCATCTACGCTGCTTGTTTCCCAAATAATTATCGGATGGGCAGTGATTGCAACGAAATTGCAGCCTATTGTTGTGGCAAGTCATTTATCCACTGGAATAGCCTTATTTGGAATCTTGATAGTTACTTTGATCTCCCTGCACCACAGCATGAAATCATAA
- a CDS encoding M20/M25/M40 family metallo-hydrolase, translated as MDNLLLPGSLTEDQMNDLISDLQILIRQPSVSATNQGLEECAILLSNVMKNAGIRTEVLFLDLEEQVENRTIRRIPPVVYGEVKSKSNPNGKAILFYNHYDVQPVDPIEKWNEDPFSGKVIGNLIYGRGSSDDKGELITRIKAVEYFLRETGDVPCNIKFLVEGEEEIGSPNLIKYVQRYKEKFISDLVMWESGYIDKDDRAIISLGQKGILNVEIKVHGPSRDVHSSLAVAIESPAWRLVYLLSLLYNANDGKILIKGWYDEVMPLNEKELQLIANEPFNEEAFKKEYGISSFIHGQSSYEIKKALATEPSCNISGLTTGYTSKGIKTILPSTATVKIDFRLVPNMDPKIQFNKLVKYLRSKGYSENEVTINYLSGEPSFRTPLNNEYVKLIVDSASKIFNGVVLNVSSSGTGPMYVFKDILNVDSICVGSTILPNKMHSPNEFTNLDLLKKGTRCFIEIIKNFSRY; from the coding sequence TTGGATAATTTGTTACTTCCAGGCTCCTTGACAGAAGATCAAATGAACGATTTGATATCTGACTTGCAGATTTTAATAAGGCAGCCAAGCGTTTCTGCCACTAATCAAGGGTTAGAAGAGTGCGCAATTCTCTTATCAAATGTGATGAAAAATGCTGGAATACGAACGGAGGTTTTATTCTTAGATTTAGAAGAACAAGTCGAAAATAGAACTATTCGCCGAATTCCTCCTGTTGTTTATGGTGAGGTTAAATCAAAATCCAATCCCAACGGAAAGGCAATATTGTTTTACAATCATTATGATGTTCAGCCTGTAGATCCAATCGAAAAGTGGAACGAGGATCCTTTTAGTGGGAAAGTAATAGGTAATCTTATTTACGGCCGAGGGTCTTCGGATGATAAAGGAGAACTAATTACTAGAATAAAGGCCGTAGAATATTTTTTGCGAGAGACGGGGGATGTTCCTTGTAACATAAAATTCCTAGTGGAAGGTGAGGAGGAGATTGGAAGTCCAAACTTGATAAAATATGTTCAGAGGTATAAGGAAAAATTCATATCTGATTTGGTAATGTGGGAAAGCGGTTATATCGACAAAGATGATAGAGCAATAATTTCGTTGGGTCAAAAAGGAATTCTCAATGTAGAAATTAAGGTACATGGACCCAGCAGGGACGTTCATTCAAGTTTAGCAGTAGCAATAGAGAGCCCTGCTTGGAGATTGGTATACTTATTGTCATTGTTGTATAACGCTAATGATGGGAAAATTCTAATTAAAGGATGGTACGACGAGGTTATGCCTTTAAATGAAAAAGAATTACAATTAATAGCAAATGAGCCTTTCAATGAGGAGGCATTTAAAAAAGAATACGGTATATCAAGTTTCATACATGGACAATCCTCTTACGAAATAAAGAAAGCCCTTGCGACGGAACCTTCCTGCAATATATCCGGGCTGACTACAGGATATACCAGTAAAGGAATAAAAACAATACTTCCCTCAACTGCTACCGTCAAGATAGATTTTAGGTTAGTGCCAAATATGGATCCCAAAATACAGTTCAACAAATTGGTAAAGTACCTGAGATCAAAAGGTTATTCGGAAAACGAAGTTACTATAAACTACCTAAGCGGTGAGCCCTCGTTTCGTACACCATTGAATAATGAGTATGTAAAATTAATTGTAGATTCTGCATCAAAGATATTTAACGGCGTTGTTTTGAATGTCTCATCGTCGGGTACTGGGCCTATGTATGTTTTTAAAGATATCTTAAACGTAGATTCGATATGCGTTGGGAGTACTATTTTGCCAAATAAAATGCACTCACCAAATGAATTCACTAATCTTGACCTCTTAAAAAAAGGCACAAGGTGCTTTATTGAAATCATTAAGAATTTTTCGCGGTATTAA
- a CDS encoding Trm112 family protein: MNKTLLDILVCPFDKVSTLELIEFKTLSNSSIDSSQSPPINDQSAFTKDRVYKDNNNTKNQELPTTKSAIASEIIQEGLLLCRTCMRFYPITEEIPIILPDELRDKKKDIEFLQTWNKSIPEYLLKNLKPWTL; this comes from the coding sequence TTGAACAAAACATTATTGGACATCCTTGTTTGCCCCTTTGACAAAGTATCCACCTTAGAACTAATAGAGTTCAAAACCCTTTCAAATTCCAGTATAGACAGTTCTCAATCTCCGCCTATAAACGATCAGAGCGCTTTCACAAAGGATAGAGTTTACAAAGACAATAATAACACAAAGAATCAGGAATTACCAACCACGAAATCTGCTATAGCTTCTGAAATTATCCAGGAGGGCCTACTACTATGTAGAACCTGTATGAGATTCTATCCTATTACTGAAGAAATTCCAATAATACTGCCTGATGAACTAAGAGATAAAAAAAAGGACATTGAATTTTTACAAACGTGGAATAAGTCAATTCCAGAATATCTCTTAAAGAATCTAAAACCATGGACTTTATGA
- a CDS encoding HNH endonuclease, whose amino-acid sequence MIVKKRKRKLKQSKKSRGGTRTSLNAIKTDGKLDDGQGNSIHLSVIKKEESKKFLKLIVYINEFDRINEEGKLKCRNNNCENLVCKPFRKYCSGKCSKEFTKWYNKNFYWRNIRNSILKRDDFTCQMCGLKLNKKKRHNKKIENWLECDHIIPKSYYSFLGYNFDTLENKVRTVLEFLHNENNLRTLCYQCHKEVTVNNFKTKSLLIDTNGDG is encoded by the coding sequence ATGATAGTCAAAAAGAGAAAGAGAAAGCTTAAACAGTCAAAGAAATCCAGAGGCGGAACTAGGACCTCCTTGAACGCTATTAAAACAGATGGTAAATTGGATGATGGACAAGGGAACAGTATCCACTTATCTGTAATCAAAAAAGAGGAATCCAAAAAATTCCTAAAATTAATTGTATACATAAATGAGTTTGACAGAATAAACGAGGAAGGTAAATTAAAATGCAGAAACAACAATTGTGAGAATTTGGTATGTAAACCTTTTAGAAAATATTGTTCAGGAAAATGTAGTAAGGAATTTACAAAATGGTACAATAAGAATTTTTATTGGCGTAATATTCGAAATAGCATCCTAAAAAGAGACGATTTCACGTGCCAGATGTGTGGGTTAAAACTAAATAAAAAGAAAAGGCACAATAAAAAAATTGAGAATTGGCTTGAATGTGATCATATCATCCCTAAATCTTATTACTCTTTTTTGGGATATAATTTTGACACACTGGAAAATAAGGTCAGGACAGTATTGGAATTTCTACATAACGAAAATAATTTGAGAACTTTGTGCTATCAATGTCATAAAGAGGTAACAGTGAATAACTTTAAAACAAAGTCATTACTTATTGATACCAATGGAGACGGATGA
- a CDS encoding potassium transporter TrkG, producing METDPLNRPVLTYAHHNFIVLDEDTDAANAVKVMHEKKAETIVVKNKSEEHVGIITDSDILDKIVMRGEDSDEVSIKTIMSSPLITISAKANVRQALELMRLNLIKRIPVTDNVHILGIVTQVGLANAIRTSVLERQFRSYRVVIRERYKPIWGNLGFILQFSGLLFIAPAILATALGEVVSATGIFLGITSMSVTGFILNAYGEKTPMNLRQASILMVFSFVLLSFFGSIPYMYVNPFGEGVDPLTLVVNSFFESASGFTTTGLSMLAHPEDLPKSFDFYRSFTQWIGGLSFVYLVITFFYPERKLAHMKGMLGGGSLRLKQLILTIGVIFSVYTIALSVLLYISGNHEIIYNISLIFSAVTGGGFVPSSTSLVSENFLELFVIMTGMIISALPFAFHYAVFSKEMHTTKMRPEVIVFFGIMFTAIPIFTYLLFLSDPSTNIMVGMFHTVSAATTTGFQFLDITLLSDDGKILLIILMLIGGTAFSTAGGIKVGRILQIVQKMTKKKFSADVTTRSISSASSRYNNAYEPWKKNSEIQKEEKTFNESILVIFLFIFMSFFTGALLSIFTEKNFLDSLFESVSALTTTGLTAGITNINADLLSKVLLIINMIIGRFEIIAVIYLFLEISKIKKKH from the coding sequence ATGGAGACAGACCCTCTCAATCGTCCTGTATTAACTTATGCTCATCATAACTTCATAGTACTAGATGAAGATACTGACGCAGCAAATGCTGTAAAGGTAATGCATGAAAAAAAAGCCGAAACAATAGTTGTAAAGAACAAGAGCGAAGAACATGTAGGGATTATCACCGATAGTGATATTTTAGACAAGATTGTCATGAGAGGTGAGGATTCAGACGAAGTCTCCATTAAAACAATAATGTCATCTCCCCTTATTACTATCTCAGCAAAGGCAAATGTAAGACAAGCCTTAGAACTGATGAGACTCAATCTGATTAAAAGAATTCCGGTAACTGATAATGTGCATATTCTGGGAATTGTAACCCAGGTGGGTTTGGCAAATGCCATTAGAACATCTGTCCTAGAAAGGCAATTTAGGAGCTATAGAGTTGTAATTAGGGAAAGATATAAACCAATTTGGGGAAATCTAGGATTCATCCTTCAATTTTCGGGCTTGCTTTTCATTGCCCCAGCCATTTTAGCTACCGCATTAGGTGAGGTCGTTTCTGCAACCGGAATTTTCCTTGGGATTACAAGTATGTCCGTAACTGGATTCATCTTGAATGCCTATGGAGAAAAGACCCCTATGAACCTCAGACAGGCGTCAATTCTGATGGTCTTTAGTTTTGTCTTGCTAAGTTTTTTTGGAAGCATCCCATACATGTATGTAAATCCGTTCGGTGAAGGGGTAGATCCGCTAACTCTCGTAGTAAACAGTTTCTTTGAGAGTGCGTCAGGTTTTACAACAACTGGATTATCAATGTTGGCCCATCCCGAGGATCTCCCAAAGAGTTTTGATTTTTATCGATCATTTACCCAATGGATAGGTGGCTTAAGTTTCGTATACTTAGTAATCACATTCTTCTATCCTGAAAGAAAGTTGGCCCATATGAAAGGTATGCTAGGAGGGGGTAGCCTTAGGTTAAAGCAATTGATACTTACGATAGGAGTTATTTTTAGTGTATACACTATTGCCCTGTCAGTTTTATTGTATATTTCAGGAAACCACGAAATTATTTATAATATCTCCTTAATATTTAGCGCTGTAACGGGCGGCGGTTTTGTTCCTTCTTCTACATCCTTAGTATCCGAAAATTTTCTTGAATTATTTGTGATAATGACAGGCATGATAATCTCCGCGCTTCCATTTGCTTTTCATTATGCCGTATTTAGTAAGGAAATGCATACTACAAAAATGCGTCCCGAAGTAATTGTATTTTTCGGAATTATGTTTACTGCTATTCCCATTTTTACTTATCTTCTTTTCTTATCTGATCCCTCTACAAACATAATGGTCGGGATGTTTCACACTGTTAGCGCTGCAACAACTACAGGGTTTCAATTCTTAGACATTACACTTTTATCTGATGATGGTAAGATCTTGTTAATAATTTTGATGCTAATTGGAGGAACTGCGTTCTCCACAGCAGGAGGAATTAAGGTTGGAAGAATATTACAAATAGTTCAAAAAATGACTAAAAAGAAATTTTCTGCAGACGTTACAACCAGATCTATTTCCTCAGCTTCTTCGAGGTATAATAACGCATATGAGCCCTGGAAAAAGAATTCTGAAATTCAGAAGGAAGAAAAGACGTTTAATGAATCTATCCTTGTTATTTTTCTGTTTATATTTATGTCTTTTTTTACGGGTGCGCTTTTATCAATCTTTACAGAAAAGAATTTTTTAGATTCGCTATTTGAATCAGTTTCAGCTTTAACCACGACAGGATTAACGGCTGGAATTACAAACATTAACGCTGATCTGCTTTCAAAAGTATTACTCATTATTAACATGATTATAGGCAGGTTTGAAATCATTGCAGTAATTTACCTATTTTTAGAAATTTCAAAAATAAAAAAGAAGCATTAA
- a CDS encoding Ig-like domain-containing protein, with translation MNKNFILVFVLILSATVYINYSAWSDVHAQNNGSQTLDEDTPIIDIPDSPVIAEATGPQGSIVSYIVTATNATGSPLDVICTPQSGSTFELGTTKVNCTAIDEAGNEATASFEVLVQDTTPPTSELGISKTDWMGIINNNDFTNSDDIGFAFTGFDLVGIKGFECQLDDNNWRPSTIDYQADGKSGCYYMNLEAGPHSFQVRAVDTSNNKDPNPQFFSWTIISLEDSIVNLRDFVSTLVMPPNLQEELSDSLNNAINNIQDDGSYDHLICEYLDSFSYGFSKASVLDLFNQDVTNFVDNSFTSIRDRTGCNPPVVSLENEVTVEEGLNGVILDASGSFDSKDGKNLAYEWSQIAGLRVDLFDILKSKASFNAPLLEGTTNQVMVFKVKVTDKNDLSSEKNIKVTIQNLLPFNQPPVAEKQSVTANTADPTEITLKATDPQGNALTYALVSEPQSGTITDLNEETGSLVYTSDAGFTGKDSFTFNANDGTVDSNTATVTITVNQVNQPPVAEKQSVTANTADPTEITLKATDPQGNALTYALVSEPQSGTITDLNEETGSLVYTSDAGFTGKDSFTFNANDGTVDSNTATVTITVNQVNQPPVAEKQSVTANTADPTEITLKATDPQGNALTYALVSEPQSGTITDLNEETGSLVYTSDAGFTGKDSFTFNANDGTVDSNTATVTITVNAVEPEPEADTDNSGDDSTPPATTDDSTPPATTDDSTPTPPQSNATNSSGGLFSDSFPGFTDSMKNLFGN, from the coding sequence TTGAACAAGAATTTCATACTTGTGTTTGTCTTAATATTATCAGCTACCGTGTATATCAATTATTCAGCCTGGTCTGACGTACACGCACAAAATAACGGTTCTCAGACTCTTGATGAAGATACTCCAATAATCGACATCCCGGATAGCCCAGTAATTGCGGAAGCAACGGGACCGCAAGGTTCGATTGTTTCATACATCGTTACTGCCACAAATGCGACCGGTTCTCCTCTCGATGTTATCTGTACACCACAAAGTGGCAGCACATTTGAGCTGGGAACCACCAAAGTAAATTGCACCGCAATAGACGAAGCAGGAAATGAAGCAACAGCCTCTTTTGAGGTGTTAGTTCAGGATACAACCCCTCCCACGTCTGAGCTTGGAATTAGTAAAACAGACTGGATGGGTATAATAAATAACAACGATTTTACAAATTCTGATGACATTGGATTTGCGTTTACAGGTTTTGATCTAGTAGGTATCAAGGGCTTTGAATGTCAACTAGACGATAACAACTGGCGTCCAAGCACAATAGATTACCAAGCGGATGGTAAATCAGGTTGTTATTATATGAACCTCGAAGCAGGACCACATTCATTTCAAGTTAGAGCTGTGGATACATCAAACAATAAAGATCCAAACCCCCAGTTCTTTTCATGGACTATTATATCTCTTGAAGATTCAATAGTAAACCTTCGTGATTTTGTATCAACACTCGTTATGCCTCCTAACCTTCAAGAAGAATTATCAGACTCACTAAACAATGCAATCAACAATATCCAAGATGATGGAAGCTACGATCATCTTATTTGCGAATATCTAGATTCGTTTAGCTACGGTTTTTCAAAGGCCTCGGTGTTGGATTTGTTTAATCAAGATGTTACTAATTTTGTCGATAACTCCTTCACATCAATTAGGGACAGAACAGGCTGTAACCCACCAGTCGTAAGTCTAGAAAATGAGGTTACAGTCGAGGAAGGGCTTAACGGTGTGATCTTGGACGCTTCGGGCAGCTTTGATTCAAAAGACGGAAAAAATCTAGCATATGAATGGAGTCAGATTGCAGGTTTAAGAGTAGATTTATTTGACATTTTAAAATCAAAGGCATCCTTTAATGCTCCACTTCTTGAAGGAACTACAAATCAAGTCATGGTTTTCAAGGTTAAAGTAACTGATAAAAATGATCTATCCTCGGAAAAAAATATTAAAGTAACAATTCAAAATTTGTTACCATTTAATCAACCACCGGTAGCTGAAAAACAGAGTGTAACTGCAAATACGGCTGATCCAACAGAAATAACTCTCAAGGCTACAGACCCACAGGGTAATGCTTTGACATATGCTCTAGTTTCAGAGCCACAATCAGGCACCATCACAGACCTTAACGAAGAAACAGGTAGTTTGGTCTATACATCTGATGCTGGATTTACAGGAAAAGACAGTTTCACCTTCAATGCCAATGACGGAACAGTGGATAGCAATACAGCCACTGTAACAATAACTGTGAACCAAGTCAATCAACCACCGGTAGCTGAAAAACAGAGTGTAACTGCAAATACGGCTGATCCAACAGAAATAACTCTCAAGGCTACAGACCCACAGGGTAATGCTTTGACATATGCTCTAGTTTCAGAGCCACAATCAGGCACCATCACAGACCTTAACGAAGAAACAGGTAGTTTGGTCTATACATCTGATGCTGGATTTACAGGAAAAGACAGTTTCACCTTCAATGCCAATGACGGAACAGTGGATAGCAATACAGCCACTGTAACAATAACTGTGAACCAAGTCAATCAACCACCGGTAGCTGAAAAACAGAGTGTAACTGCAAATACGGCTGATCCAACAGAAATAACTCTCAAGGCTACAGACCCACAGGGTAATGCTTTGACATATGCTCTAGTTTCAGAGCCACAATCAGGCACCATCACAGACCTTAACGAAGAAACAGGTAGTTTGGTCTATACATCTGATGCTGGATTTACAGGAAAAGACAGTTTCACCTTCAATGCCAATGACGGAACAGTGGATAGCAATACAGCCACTGTAACAATAACTGTGAACGCAGTTGAGCCAGAACCCGAAGCTGACACAGACAATTCAGGTGACGACAGCACACCTCCAGCTACAACTGACGACAGCACACCTCCAGCTACAACTGACGACAGCACACCTACACCTCCTCAATCAAACGCTACAAACAGTAGCGGCGGCCTGTTCTCAGATAGTTTTCCAGGATTCACAGATAGCATGAAAAACCTATTTGGCAACTAA
- a CDS encoding PsbP-related protein, with protein MNTKYLSSRKIMDDILFKRFYSENLGISFFYNSSLLPQNNSSSADADYNLNLRDKDLQFNIIKLSTEANVGLRIFGLEKGLKSSLGDIEILIEEVKTQPVEINGNKAAYATTIYPSESGNIKIKRYLVSHDGQGYLLAFQNKVEQFESEESQETFDTILDTFKFLK; from the coding sequence ATGAATACTAAATATTTGTCATCTAGAAAAATAATGGATGACATTTTATTCAAAAGATTTTATAGTGAAAATTTGGGGATCTCATTTTTTTACAACTCCTCCCTTTTACCCCAGAATAATTCCTCAAGCGCAGATGCTGACTATAACCTTAATTTAAGAGATAAAGACTTGCAATTTAATATAATCAAATTGTCAACTGAGGCAAACGTTGGGTTAAGAATTTTTGGTTTAGAAAAGGGATTGAAATCATCACTTGGCGATATTGAAATTTTAATCGAGGAAGTGAAAACCCAGCCGGTCGAGATAAATGGGAATAAGGCCGCTTACGCGACTACTATCTATCCATCGGAATCTGGGAATATAAAAATAAAACGCTACCTTGTTTCTCATGATGGTCAAGGATATCTTTTAGCATTTCAGAATAAAGTCGAACAATTTGAATCAGAAGAAAGCCAAGAAACATTTGACACTATTCTCGATACTTTCAAATTCTTAAAGTGA
- a CDS encoding cation:proton antiporter, producing the protein MRKNCNISLRLFFVIIGSQVDLGGINQEVIVLAIMLISVSISTKLIGCGISALFLKNKSRAKIVGVGMISLGEVGLIVAGVGGVWRRTILRHLHVNYTYGCVYYYLPSNLA; encoded by the coding sequence ATGCGGAAAAATTGCAATATATCTTTGCGCCTTTTTTTTGTAATTATAGGATCTCAAGTAGATTTGGGGGGGATAAATCAGGAAGTAATCGTTCTTGCAATAATGTTGATATCTGTATCAATATCTACAAAGCTTATTGGATGTGGAATTTCAGCATTGTTTCTTAAAAATAAATCCAGAGCCAAGATCGTTGGAGTAGGTATGATTTCTCTTGGTGAAGTTGGGCTTATAGTTGCAGGTGTTGGGGGTGTCTGGCGGCGTACTATCCTCAGACATTTACACGTCAATTATACTTATGGTTGTGTTTACTACTATCTTCCCTCCAATCTGGCTTAA
- a CDS encoding protease inhibitor I9 family protein, which translates to MNSKSRQHAKFILIPFMIFTSIFSTSVIQSVDAFNIGLPDIPFFNFNFESNSPQADSSYIIDFKTIKNIIPKSNSGEEANDDNSYSELETAISGNIDEQAKDVDTQPPSTSLPFPSNMMNSVYSNENENTNDVNKDSSKLPDTLPLIGDYSDIPSTFVSDVKISNDYVIPGQYIVVFKDDDTTVSDFFSMVSSESGTSGIELLQVYESVLNGLAIRVPNDKVIGAIEQLPMVDYVEKDVMAQAFAQTLPSGIDRIDADLSSTKSGTGTGSVDVDAAILDTGIDLNH; encoded by the coding sequence GTGAATAGCAAAAGCCGTCAACATGCTAAATTTATCCTCATTCCGTTTATGATATTTACGAGTATTTTTAGCACAAGCGTTATTCAAAGTGTTGACGCATTTAACATAGGCTTACCTGATATTCCGTTCTTTAATTTTAATTTTGAAAGTAATTCTCCTCAAGCAGATAGTTCTTATATTATTGACTTTAAAACAATCAAAAATATTATTCCAAAATCTAATTCTGGTGAAGAAGCGAACGATGATAATTCATATTCTGAATTAGAGACCGCTATCAGCGGAAATATCGATGAACAAGCCAAAGATGTGGATACTCAACCCCCGTCTACATCTCTTCCATTTCCGTCAAATATGATGAATTCAGTTTATAGTAACGAAAACGAAAACACAAATGATGTTAATAAAGATTCATCAAAACTCCCTGATACTTTACCATTAATCGGTGATTATTCTGACATTCCTTCTACATTCGTTTCCGATGTAAAGATTTCTAATGACTATGTGATCCCTGGTCAATACATTGTTGTATTTAAGGACGATGATACAACCGTCTCTGACTTTTTTTCAATGGTTTCAAGTGAATCTGGTACCAGTGGTATCGAACTGCTTCAAGTTTATGAAAGTGTTCTTAACGGATTGGCTATTCGAGTACCAAATGACAAAGTTATTGGAGCCATTGAGCAACTTCCAATGGTTGACTATGTAGAAAAAGATGTAATGGCTCAGGCTTTTGCCCAAACATTACCAAGTGGAATTGACAGGATTGATGCGGACCTTAGTTCCACCAAATCTGGGACTGGGACAGGTAGCGTTGATGTTGACGCTGCAATACTAGACACTGGGATCGACCTTAATCACTAA
- a CDS encoding NAD(P)/FAD-dependent oxidoreductase: protein MKIAVVGIGVAGAYLMNQLSDLHDVHVQGFERMPEKDHDAVCAWATCDNVMKDYAKLCGLNFDNYVLHDGKKMRVDIGDGINSGNTIDIKLKGMISYDKLKLIQDMISGTNIEYEKVPNKKNLEQDFDLIIDSTGFHRHYLPKLRDELWIPCIQYKVKYDQVPFDDFYLKAFPLLSGYFWYFPLGNGYAHIGSGDFRRKQTHIFMDSFMKKYPCEVIKKVGRPVRITPPSKCLPFGDGNKTIGVGESIGTVYALLGEGIIPSTICAQLFVDNLYDKERYFSEVLSTFKIYTNVYNFIKKRISQNFSILRDFVELLKIYKYMKKSEDRFGMEINMLNLFKLTKI from the coding sequence ATGAAGATTGCTGTTGTTGGGATAGGAGTTGCTGGTGCGTACTTGATGAATCAACTTAGTGATCTACACGATGTACATGTGCAAGGTTTTGAAAGAATGCCCGAAAAGGATCATGATGCCGTCTGTGCTTGGGCAACCTGCGATAATGTCATGAAGGATTATGCCAAACTATGTGGTCTAAACTTTGACAATTATGTTTTACATGATGGAAAAAAGATGAGGGTTGATATTGGAGATGGCATAAATTCAGGCAACACAATCGACATCAAATTAAAAGGTATGATAAGCTATGATAAATTAAAACTAATCCAAGATATGATAAGTGGTACTAATATTGAATATGAAAAAGTACCAAATAAGAAAAATCTTGAGCAAGATTTTGACTTGATTATTGATTCCACGGGATTTCACAGACATTATTTACCCAAGTTAAGAGATGAATTATGGATACCATGCATTCAATACAAGGTAAAGTATGATCAAGTCCCGTTTGACGATTTTTATTTGAAGGCTTTTCCCTTGTTATCGGGTTACTTTTGGTACTTTCCGTTGGGCAATGGATATGCTCACATAGGATCAGGAGATTTCAGAAGAAAACAAACTCATATTTTTATGGATTCTTTTATGAAAAAGTATCCATGTGAAGTAATCAAAAAAGTTGGTAGGCCAGTTAGAATAACACCACCCTCTAAATGCCTTCCATTTGGTGATGGAAATAAAACTATTGGAGTCGGAGAATCAATAGGAACAGTCTATGCTCTTTTAGGTGAAGGTATCATCCCATCTACCATTTGTGCTCAATTGTTTGTTGACAACTTATACGATAAAGAGAGATACTTTTCAGAAGTTTTGTCAACATTCAAAATTTATACAAATGTATATAACTTTATAAAAAAGCGAATCTCTCAGAATTTTAGTATTTTAAGGGACTTTGTTGAATTACTCAAAATTTACAAGTATATGAAAAAAAGTGAGGATAGGTTTGGAATGGAGATAAATATGCTAAACTTGTTTAAACTTACAAAAATTTAG
- a CDS encoding cysteine hydrolase family protein: MLQIQYGSNLISLGLVIVDMQNGFVSKDGSYDKLGMNIENYQQVIPNIKRLISFCRNEKIPIFYTEAIREPSGIDLLLHIHNILPRAREERLQNKKVPICMRDTWDAHIIDEIKPASEDHVILKRRDSAFQDTELRVWLQSIHVNTLIFCGIDTSICVETSLRDAFNLGYDVILVSDATASGSRKHYETTIERVRDYYGVVINSDDLKKMIQTLEDLNKDEMQSNDEENESISQFLEKHNLINVRKEKK; encoded by the coding sequence ATGCTACAAATACAATATGGTAGTAACCTTATCAGTTTAGGGTTGGTAATAGTGGACATGCAGAACGGATTCGTTAGTAAAGACGGATCCTACGATAAACTTGGCATGAATATCGAAAATTACCAACAAGTTATTCCCAATATTAAAAGGTTAATTAGTTTTTGCAGAAATGAAAAAATTCCCATCTTTTATACCGAGGCCATTAGGGAACCAAGCGGGATTGATTTACTACTTCACATTCATAATATTCTTCCTAGAGCAAGGGAAGAGAGGCTTCAAAATAAAAAGGTACCAATATGCATGAGAGATACGTGGGATGCACATATAATTGATGAAATAAAACCTGCCTCAGAAGATCATGTTATTCTCAAGCGACGCGATTCAGCATTCCAAGATACAGAGTTAAGGGTCTGGCTCCAAAGTATACATGTAAATACTTTGATTTTCTGTGGAATTGACACCTCAATTTGTGTTGAGACTTCCTTAAGAGACGCCTTTAATTTAGGATACGACGTAATACTAGTTTCTGATGCAACGGCATCGGGATCAAGAAAACATTATGAAACTACTATTGAAAGAGTAAGAGACTACTATGGAGTTGTCATTAACAGTGATGATTTAAAAAAAATGATTCAAACACTTGAAGATCTGAATAAGGATGAGATGCAATCAAATGATGAGGAAAATGAAAGCATTAGCCAATTCCTTGAAAAGCATAATTTAATAAATGTTAGAAAAGAAAAGAAATAG